AAAATCAATTAGATGATGATAATGATCTTGATGACTTGATTTTTAAAATTCAATCTAGAAATATAGACGGCGAAAGAGAAGAATTTATGGATATTGAACTTGAAGTGTATAAAAGTGGGAATGATGTAAATATGACTATATCTTGGAAATCATTAATTGATAGGCCGATATTATGGCAAGGGAAGCATGCTGTTTGGATGGATAGCTCTTCTGGTGTTCAATGCGAAACGCCTTCATATGGAAAACTTTTTGAGTCCCTTGCAAGAAGACTCAGGACAGTTTTTAAGGCTTCGTTAAACTGAACTATATTTGATCGGTTGTAGCTCCTTGGCTTGATGAACTTACTAGTCTGGAATACTTTCCAAGAATGCCTGTCTTATATCTAGGCTTTGGCTTCTTCCAATTCTCTCTCCTTCTAGCTAGTTCTCGGTCTTCAACATTTAACTGAATTAACAATTTATTAGCGTCAACAGTAATACTGTCTCCTTCCTCTACCAACCCAATTGTTCCTCCAACGGCTGCTTCTGGAGCAACATGGCCGACCACTAATCCATATGATCCCCCACTAAATCGGCCGTCTGTAATTAGTGCAACTTTCTCTCCTAATCCTTGACCTACAATTGCTGAGGTTGGAGAGAGCATTTCTCTCATTCCTGGTCCTCCTACAGGGCCTTCATATCTAACGACTACTACATCTCCAGCTTTGACTCTATTGTCTAGAATTGCAGCTAAGCATTCTTCTTCACTCTCAAAAACCCTTGCAGGCCCTGTTAAAATAGGAGTTTTGACCCCACTGATTTTTGCGACACTTCCTTCACTAGCTAAATTTCCTTTGAGAATAGCTAGATGTCCTTTCTTGTAAATAGGATTTGATATTTCTCTGATAACATCTTGATTTTCTTTGGGCTTTGAGGGGATATCTCTAAGAACTTCTTTAATTGTTTTAC
The sequence above is drawn from the Prochlorococcus marinus str. MIT 1013 genome and encodes:
- a CDS encoding coat protein, with product MHTPDSKDSLIAEVAKAADLCMKPYVHSVFLENQLDDDNDLDDLIFKIQSRNIDGEREEFMDIELEVYKSGNDVNMTISWKSLIDRPILWQGKHAVWMDSSSGVQCETPSYGKLFESLARRLRTVFKASLN